From Camelus dromedarius isolate mCamDro1 chromosome 12, mCamDro1.pat, whole genome shotgun sequence, the proteins below share one genomic window:
- the LOC105088598 gene encoding tripartite motif-containing protein 64, whose amino-acid sequence MDSGGFMQAFQNELICSICMNYFIDPVTTDCGHSFCSPCLHLCWEEALTPLSCPECRAVSEKLEFKTNIVLKRLASLARQARANHISSSEQQICATHQEAKGLFCEVDKTLLCVSCSESPEHGAHSHYPLRWAADEYREKLLKRMGSLWKMNQEMQNNLTQETDKIQSFENYVSLRKVTIRAQYQKMHLFLQEEEQVHLEALEKEAKETSDQLKESVFRMAQQKESLKEMYRELTEVCHKPDVELLQVRRESPFSEAETLFWDFRNAMESITDVILHRAELVQMQKPQPVNPELTSWPIAGTLDMLNTFRVDNIVSLKTTIPNVSLSDEDARVTSGGDHHGEAAEPQRAEGFAVWGAEAFTSGRHYWEVDVSHSPNWVLGVCEDVLTNVTDIINNSVEAFLLFSTKVNNHYILSTNSPALIQYVKRPLGRVGVFLDYDDGTVSFYDVCTGSLIYSFLPSPFSSPLKPFLYLRAP is encoded by the exons ATGGATTCAGGAGGCTTCATGCAAGCCTTCCAGAATGAGCTTATCTGCTCCATCTGTATGAACTATTTCATAGATCCTGTCACCACAGACTGCGGGCACAGCTTTTGCAGTCCCTGCCTGCACCTCTGCTGGGAGGAAGCCCTAACCCCACTGAGCTGCCCTGAGTGCAGGGCAGTGTCAGAGAAGCTGGAGTTTAAAACCAATATTGTTCTCAAGAGGCTGGCTTCCCTTGCCAGACAGGCTAGAGCTAACCACATCAGCAGCTCTGAGCAGCAGATCTGTGCGACACACCAAGAAGCGAAGGGGCTCTTCTGTGAGGTGGACAAGACCCTGCTCTGTGTGTCCTGCTCTGAATCCCCAGAACATGGGGCTCACAGCCACTATCCACTACGATGGGCTGCTGACGAATACAGG gagaaacttctaaaGAGAATGGGCTCTTTATGGAAAATGAATCAAGAAATGCAAAACAATCTGACTCAGGAAACTGACAAAATCCAGTCATTTGAG AACTATGTGTCCTTGAGGAAGGTGACCATTCGAGCTCAATATCAGAAGATGCATCTATTTCTCCAGGAGGAGGAGCAAGTCCATCTGGAGGCGCTGGAGAAGGAAGCCAAGGAGACTTCCGACCAACTCAAGGAGAGTGTATTCAGAATGGCTCAACAGAAGGAAAGTCTGAAAGAAATGTACAGAGAGCTGACGGAGGTGTGCCACAAGCCTGATGTGGAGCTGCTCCAGGTGAGAAGGGAGAGCCCATTCTCAGAGGCAGAAACACTTTTCTGG GACTTCCGAAATGCAATGGAAAG TATAACTGATGTCATTCTTCACAGGGCTGAGCTGGTACAGATGCAGAAGCCTCAGCCAGTGAACCCGGAGCTCACTTCCTGGCCCATCGCTGGAACCTTAGACATGCTGAACACCTTCAGAG TGGATAACATTGTGAGTCTGAAAACGACCATTCCAAACGTGAGCCTTTCTGACGAGGATGCACGTGTGACATCTGGAGGTGACCATCACGGCGAGGCCGCAGAGCCCCAGAGGGCGGAGGGATTTGCGGTGTGGGGAGCTGAGGCCTTCACCTCCGGGAGGCATTACTGGGAGGTGGATGTGAGCCACTCCCCGAACTGGGTCCTGGGAGTTTGTGAAGATGTCTTGACAAATGTTACTGACATCATTAATAATTCTGTGGAAGCATTTCTTCTATTTTCGACGAAGGTGAACAATCATTATATTCTCTCCACCAACTCCCCAGCGTTAATTCAGTATGTGAAGAGGCCTCTGGGTAGGGTTGGGGTGTTTCTGGATTACGACGATGGAACTGTGAGCTTCTATGATGTTTGCACGGGGTCCCTCATTTACAGTTTCCTCCCATCCCCGTTCTCTTCCCCTCTGAAGCCTTTCCTTTACCTGAGAGCCCCATGA